One Prinia subflava isolate CZ2003 ecotype Zambia chromosome 9, Cam_Psub_1.2, whole genome shotgun sequence DNA segment encodes these proteins:
- the CLRN3 gene encoding clarin-3, which translates to MPSRKKTCMFASAFCTCVSSFVVICVVLATPQWVSSEVRFSRTGSNVTVSLQYGLFRGTCEQFVDAGLQVSETTFQVSDALRSAGGRALNVATITVLVLALLSSLLSAGFTCTNAVSNPYQTFLGPVGVYTWNSLCGLLTLTAMILFPVNVEGNSLSEELARGCSTSLQARLGSQHSYGYSYWIMLLIIVLNAASLVIIYFYDHASYSKKKEQERPIENAPKDVILF; encoded by the exons ATGCCATCCAGGAAGAAAACCTGCATGTTTGCCTCTGCTTTCTGTACCTGTGTGAGCTCCTTCGTGGTGATCTGTGTGGTGCTGGCCACGCCGCAGTGGGTGAGCAGCGAGGTTCGCTTCTCGCGCACCGGCTCCAACGTCACCGTCAGCCTCCAGTACGGCCTCTTCAGGGGCACCTGCGAGCAGTTCGTGGATGCAGGGCTCCAGGTGTCCGAAACCACCTTCCAAG TGTCGGACGCCCTGCGCAGCGCCGGCGGCAGGGCCCTCAACGTGGCCACCATCACCGTGCTggtgctggccctgctcagctccctgctcagcGCCGGCTTCACCTGCACCAACGCCGTCAGCAACCCCTACCAGACATTCCTGGGACCCGTCGGAGTCTACACCTGGAATTCCCTGTGCG gGCTCCTCACGCTCACGGCCATGATCCTTTTCCCTGTGAACGTGGAAGGGAACAGCCTGTCTGAGGAGCTGGCCCGGGGGTGCTccacctccctgcaggcacgcctgggatcccagcacagctATGGATATTCCTACTGGATCATGCTGCTCATCATCGTCCTGAACGCTGCCTCTCTCGTCATCATCTATTTCTACGACCACGCCAGCTATTCCAagaagaaagagcaggaaagaCCCATAGAAAATGCACCAAAGGACGTGATTCTGTTTTAA